The genomic segment CTTACAGAAACTTACTGAAATCACTGGgttgattaaaaattaatattgcaTATTTatcctgaaaaaatatttaccCATTCCTCACCCCTTGCCCCCAGAGGCTACCAGAGAAAAATTTTTCTAAGGAGTGATCCCAGAATATAAAATCTTAcatttttgtttcagaaaaaaaaaaaaaaagttagctgaAATATTAATCTTTGAGAGGAAATAAAGGGGAAATTTTCAAAGTGCTCAGTTCTTGATATTATTTACTAGTCATGAAAACTTGGTCATGTACTAGTAAATCTAATCTTCAATGACCTCatttacaaagtaaaaatacTATCAGCCTTACCTGCTTCACATCATGGCTTTGAGGAAATGTATAGAAAGAATTTTATAACATGTAAAATGTAACATTTGTTTGTACTTTAGAATGTAAACCCTGGCCAGTTACAAACAgatatatatttactttctttcttttggtcAACTCAGTTCCAACAACTCCCACACAAAGCAATGTACATGCCTTTATGCCCACCCTGCACATTCCATTTTCTCATTCTCGCTGACTTCATGCAGCTCACTGTACTTGTCTGGAGACACATCTTCATAATCCAGCATGAAATtcacttccttttcttatttacttttcaataaaatatttgaattatatgacattttgattaaatattttattatatttaccttTTACTAAGACATTTCCATGTACATCATTTTGCTTCTTCAAACTGCCTGTTTCTAATAGCAAGAGGTTATTTGTGAACCCAACCCACCATAACAATTCTTTGCATCCTGGCCAAATGAATTGAATTATCCCAAATTCTCTATGGAAGTCTCAACCTAAACAGTGGCATGTCCCCATATCCCtaggcttatttttttaattggtattTTAAACAAAGTGCCAACTTTTCTAGCTTTACTTTATGCCATAGAAAGACTGTTTCACTTAAAACTCTAATATACAATTCCCAGACAGATTAgtgatattaaaaacaacaaaatctctCTTGGGTATTAGATTTTTATTCCAATTTGATTTACATTCCAATAGAAATATCAAAACGTATtcacctctttatttttaaaatgtggcttaaAATCTGAATGCAAACTATTACACATGATAGATTTGCAGATTAAAATTGGGCTAGTTGCTTGaagtaacacatttttaaagaagtttttaaaCCACCATTTTCTACCTCCACGCCAAGGATAACCTTCTAATATGTGATGAGCCATGCTGTCATAGCAGGATAGCACTGCGACTTGAGTAACAGAAAAATTGTGGAGTTcctccaggcccagagcaggaaCCCGCCTATGCCTTCTCATAGTGGCGAACAGCAACCACATCACCAAAAGTAAGAGTCTGAAAGATCAAAAGATAGCCAGATCATTTTACAGGAACTTCAGTAGCTGAAATTTTCAAAGATTATCttatagcctggccggtgttgctcagtggttgagtgtcaacccatggttgccagttccattctggtcagggcacatgccctggtgtcaggctcagtccccagcagggggcatgcaggaggcagctgatggatgttgatgtttctctctcattgacgtttgtatctttctcttcctctcccttcctctctctctctacaatcaataaaaacctatttttaaaagattattatgTATGTATCATGCAAAAGAATAGTGGCATTTAGAAACATTAAGTGCTACAtaagctttttctttcttaaaatgaaatcaaACCCTCATGTTTAGTGAGTAAATAATATGTACATATAGTTCATGTctctaaaaggaaaatgaaacaaaaactaaGATTAACTATCCAGATTCAGGTCAAAAGAATTTCTTTTGCCTTAAATTATCAGAGTAATTGGAGCAAATTTGCTACCTGCTATGAAAGAGAATGGAACTTATAGtagattttctttaatatgtttttattgattattttattttttgaggtgttttatatatatatataaaacacctcaaaaaataaatatgtatcatGCAAAAGAATAGTGGCATTTACAAAcatttacaatatatatatatttattgatttcagagaagaaggaagagggagaaagaaatagaaatatcaatgatgagagagaatcattgactggctgcctcctgcacgccccctactggggatggagcccacaacccagacatatgctcttgactggaattgaatctgggacccttcagtccataggccgaagctctatccactgagccaaaccggctagggctatagtAGGTTTTCATAATAATTTTCAATTCATGACCTAGATAACTTTTGAAGAGTTTTTAGAAAATCCAAATCATTTGGGCAAATGGTATTCGTTCCAGAATCAGCAGAAAAAGGTAAATGTGCAAATATTGTCTTTGATTGGCTGTCATGCTTTAGCCTGTGTGAACCTTGGTGATTAAGTGGGTCACACGTGTCAAATCCAACTTGAAGAATTTCTATAAAACCTCTTTACAAATTTTAgggtttttaaatgttcattatttCATGTATTGATGTGATTTTTAAGAGTAGAGTATGCCCTTATTTATCATCCATTGTCTTAACCACTTTTTTGGAACTTGATCTTGCCTGATCACAGTCAGACAGCCAAAGCTAAGCTATCCACTTTTCTgtatcggggggaggggggggaaatggagataaaagcagaaaggaaaattCAGATTGAATTTTTCAGAAATGAATCCTTTCTTTTGGTGATCACTGCAGAAAAATGTGGGCAAATAGTTGATAGCATGAAAGAAAAACTgtccctctgctccccactcccacctaTGAAAAGAAGTGTGAGTATGAAAACCCTGTATCTCAATCTAGAACAGCAATCATTGCAGTCAAGGGAAAGAGAGTAAAAACAACAGTCACTTGtcttaaataataaaaccaaaaatatgtaaagcaacCCCATCCCTCCAAAAAAAGCAAAACGACACATTGACTATTCCAATGTGATCAAAATACCATTACTCAGTTCACACACGTGcgtgcacgcgcacacacgcacacacaggtgTCTGGGATGCTAGATTAAGGCATAACATTTTCCCCAGTTTATGATGTTATacatcattaattattttttttaaatattttattgattttttacagagaggaagagagagggatagagagttagaaacatcaatgagagagaaacatcgatcagctgcctcttgcacaccccctactggggatgtgtccgcaaccatggtacatgcccttgaccggaatcgaacctgggacccttgagtccgcaggctgacgctctatccactgagccaaaccggttttggcattaattattttttaactactttctcattttataatttttacatgaCTACCAGTTTTGAATAGGTACTTGTAAAAGGTACCTTTTAAAAGACTGGAAGTAACATCAAAATGGTTCTCTCTGAGGGAAAATTAGaaaggatttttatatttttgttatgctTTTGTGTTATATTCTAACGTTATCTGCACTGAACTCATATAACTTTtacaaactaaaatataaagtttttgaAGATCTCTTATTTATTACAGGAATTATAGAGTAATTTTTTGAGATTCAGCAAGGTTCATATTCTTATAGGAATATCAaccatctttatatatttttatgattattggTTTTATATAGAGATTTTATTTGAGGATTAGGCATTCATAGTAATCCTACAAAAATTCTtttcacacacatattttttctttttctatcatgaaagaggcagagctgaggaaACAATTAGCTAGGATGTGTTTATTGCTTCTGCTTTATCACTGCTTAAAGAACCTTGCTAATCCCTTAATGTTATtaaagaagaaggagggagggaagagagaagggggaagggagtgaaggaaaggaaggggaggaggagagagacagagcggagggaggaagaggaaaggagatgagaaaagggggaggggaaaacaCCAGGAAGAAGGAGGGGAGAACTGACATTACTCACCATAACCATTTTGCCATCCTTAATTTCTCTCACAAAATTTGTTTCTTTGCCATCCCATTTCTGTACATGAACGAGCTTGTCTCCATCCAGGCTAACAACAGACTGAGGACAATCACAAAGAGCAGAACAAAGAAACCGTTACAGATCCAATTTCTGATATAAAAGTCAAAGGAAGTGATTTTTGAAAGAGTTGTAGAACTGAATAAATTGTGTCCAACTAATTATTAAATTAGTACCACATCTTGTGTTGTTTCTGGAGTCATTACTATGCACACTCTAATAATTCATCATTTGATTGAAATGTGTACACCTGGATGCAAAAACCTCACATGTCAGAAGTAAAAATTCTGAGCCGGTGCTTTCGGACTGGTCACCCTCCTTTGAGCAAAGCCTCGGGATGAGGTAAGCTGTTTATTCAATCTGAAGCAATCAGAGCGAGTAAATAAAACGCAATCATTCTTTCAAACAAATGCCATCAAACACTTTTTGGAAAACAGGTTTAATATATAATGTGAAAACACGTGGTAAAAGAATTAATTCAAGTTTTGAGTTATAGCAAGTACCCATTTTTCAGAACATAACCTATGCACGCGAGAATGCAAAATCGACCCTGATATCCTTCTCTGTGAACAGAAATACTGAGAGCATTCTTCACTTTCCAACATCTAAAAACAAGGAATCGGGAATCTCTTTTTTATCCTCTTGTTTATTGCTTCTGCTTTATTACTGCTTAAAGGATTTTTTTATCCTCCCCCTGGACAAGTGGCTTCTTACCTTACAGTTTCTGTCGTCTGCAGTCGTTTCATCAAACTCTTCCCCCAGGTGGAAACTAATCTCCGTGTTCTTGAATGTGCTCTGGGTCCGGATCACCACCTTGTCCCCCTCCTGACTGATGATTACTGTTGGTTTTGTCACATTTCCCACCTGCCGAGTGGCAAAGCCCACTCCTGAAATAGCAAAGGGAAGCAATACAGACCGCAGCAGCTTCCAAAATAGCTCCCAAAGCAGAAAACCGCTTTCCTAGTTTGGAATCCAGGTCCTAAAGCACAGGTTTCATCGGAGCATGTTTAGGGTTAGCCCACTCATCACCCAGCACAACTACTGCGCTATAATACAGAGATGCAGAAATAAGTGACACTGCAGACCATCAGAGCCACCATGACTGGGCCCTGGGCGAGAAAGCAGGCAACTTCCACATGAAAAACCCATCCCCTGGGACATGCACAGCCTAGGGAATGGATATTTTATTGCAATGTGATCTGCCTTTGTCACTTGCCAATCTAATGGGTGGAAAAAAAATATGCAAGTGTCTGAAGCTGCAGGTTAagaggagaacatatttgtaccCACCTAGAGCCTTCATGTACTCATCAAAGTTCTGGCTGTCCGTCAGCTTCCAGGTAGCACAGAAAGCCTCCACCATCCTTGCCCTTTCCTGTTAGCTCTGAAAACAGATGGAAGAGACCCGAGAGAGGATTTGTGAATCCCAGGGCCACTGCAATTCAGAAGACCCCCTTGCAGCTCCTGCCTTCTTATTTGGAAAAGAGGCGGGCAGAAAGCCAAGGACTTAAATTGCAAATGCACCCCTCCAGTGTCCTTCCCAGGAGGCTGTTGCagggggatggtggggggaggcTCAAGTGAGGCTCCAATCCTCTCTGCGATTGGCTCAGGCCACTAGGTTAGCGGAGTAGGTCGAGGTCCTCCCAGTCCTTACACTGCTGCCCTCCTGCCTGAGAAAGCTCTGCGAGGATTCAATGGGGCTGGAAGCAGGGCACAGGGGGAATGAGAGAGGGTCTTTCAGGTTCGGCTCGAAAACTTGGCAATGGCAACTGCAGactgggaggaaagaaagaagatgcACAATAGAACATTCAGATTGGTTTCCGTTCATGGCAAAGCGGGTTCCAAAAATGAGGACCCCTCAGAGAAAACCGCTGCAATGCCAGACTTGGCAGACAAAGGAGGCTGAATAGTGTCTTTTACTTTCTCCCATATTTACAGGAAGAGCAGAATACCAGCTAGACTATGCCAAACGAggaaaagaagagggggaaggtTGTAAATGCCTTCCTAGAGTGTGCAGCTAGAAGGCCATTCTGAGGATCAGTGGGACACTAACTAGTTTTGGCCTCTTCCCAACCCAAACTGAATGAATTTAAAGATCCCATTGTTATTTCTAAGAATGTGAGAACCAGACTGAGATGGAACAGTACGGTTTGCATTCACtaatgaggaataaaaaataaagaaaataatgtgtatttttcttctttcaacagATTATATAACCCACATGGAAAAACTGGACCGAAGACCATTTAGTAAGATTTTTAAGTAGCCTACACTACAgaactttttatttctctgaggCTACAATTACATGCATGCGATCTACATCTAAGCTGGGAGTTAGCAATGGGGAGGGTAGGAATGGAGGAGCCGGGAGACTCAGAAGAGCTTTGGCCTCACTTTGTCCTGGCTCAGGGTACCCCAAGATTGACAAAAATGCCTCGAGGATTCCAAGCAGAGTATTTAAAGAAGTTCTCGGAACCTCCTCTTCACCAGAAGTTCTTCCTGCTTTACTAGTGTCGACCGTGGATAAACAGCAGGCTCCCTCCTGCTTTTCAGGACAGGGGAATCTGATTTGGCAGCCCCTGTTCCTCCCTTTGCTCCCATGTAAACTCTGTCCACACCAAATACAAGACAAGGCCCAGAACACATCTTACCCCAACAGCCAGCTCCAGGATTCTACTTTGGTGCCTCAAAGGGACTTCAAAGgtgctcatcctatctaataaagaggaaatatgctaattgaccctcacaccatcgcaaagatggtggcacccacagccaataaggagggaatatggtaattgactgccacgccatcaaagatggcggcacccagtcccttcagccccccagccaacAAGGGCCAActcgaggcacaggcaagccttggatggcagctgaacagccacccagggccgcccgagtctcacgtaaccagggctggccaaggcttgtgttgccggagtggcagcagcagaggtgtgatggggcatcaccttcccctgatcaccaggtcgcctctcacccctgagggctcccagactgtgagaggaggcaggccaggctgagggagcccccctccagtgcatgaattttcatgcaccaggcctctagtgtaacataaACTCAATCTTCCACCACACCTGGTCTTCCTCCTGGCTTCCCCATGTTTGTGAATGGCATCATCATCCACCCAACTGCATAAACCAGAAAACTTGGAATCATTTCCAACACTTTACCCTCTGAAACCAAAGTCAATGTCAAGGCCTATCCATTTTGCTTCCTGACTATTTCCCTAATTTGTAGTTCTCCCCCTATCTCCACAACGACCATCTCAATTCAAGCAACCACACTCTTTCACTAGTCCTGTGGCAATAGCCTCTGACCTGTTCTCTCTGCAACCACTCCTGATCCCCAGTCCTTCCAGGGCACGGAGGCCTATGGGACCTTGAAAAATACAAATCGACAGTTTCCTGGTGACTAATGGTGCTGAGCACCTTGTCATGTGCTTCTCTGATGggtgtatatcttctttggtgaagtgacTGTTCAGATACTTTGTTTAtctttaattgggttatttgtctccTTACTGAATTTTcagattcctttattttattttttttataaaagtaatttgtTGAATATGtattcttcaaaaaaaatttttttcttttcattttctcaattgtGATAGTGGTTTCTTTCATTCGTGTGCCAAAGTTTATCAGGTGTATGCATTAAATACGTGCAACTAACTTATGTCGGTTATACCATagtaaaggtatttttaaagttctaaatTTTATCTTGTCCTTCTCCTGCTTCAGCTCAAAATGACTTTTTTCCTGCTctcagttaaaaaacaaaatttcgAATGTtgcctaacccaggcctgcccctgACATTTGAAGGACTGGAGGAAGAATCCAAACAGAGGTTCACATGCCATATGTTTAAACAGTAAAAGCTATAGATCAAAGGATACTGAGGACTGGGACTCAAAGCCTATCCCTTCAATCCTTTCACCCCTTCCAACAGGCCACGCTGTGGCTGCCTGCAGGACTGAGCATTAATACAGacctggtggcgggggagaggggcacgCAGGAGCATGACTGGAACCCAGAGTTTCCAATCAGTACCTGGAAGGCCACTAAACCTAGGATTGGGACTTGGATTTATGGTGACATGAGTCTGAAGATGCCAGAATCCACCATGAAAAGCCTAAAACTATTCAAACCGGCATCATTCAAGCCTTTGAACCAAGTCCCTGAAGCTATGAACTTTTTATAAATTCCCTTTTTTGCTAAATCTAGATGACTAATTCATTTATGCAGCCCATTCTCTATGCCAGAGGTTCTCAGACCAATTCATTTTGTTACATCAAAGTATTCTTACATGTTCTATTTAATGTAACATATTTAAACTGTAGAATATTTAAgtattattctaaaatataataaattatttatttttcatagtccAAAAATGTAAGATTGTCAAGAATAGGTAGAAATTTTCATCTTAGCTCCTTATAGATTGTGGTGCTgaaatatttgttcatatttgtTCCATCTGATAGAAATTTTCATCTTAGCTCCTTATAGATTGTGGTGCTGAAATATTTGTTcatattcatttctttcttttactctttAGATAAGGAACATGAGCTGATGATATATTTATCCTAACTTAAAGCATATATTCCTGTAATTCTGATTCTTTCatactttatataaaatgtaaaacccCAGCAATTCAGAGACAGTTTTTTTGTTGTATGTTAATTTAGGAATAAGTGGAAGAAATTTTTGCTATACAGATTTCTATAGCAGAAATTTTAGGAAAAGCCACTTAACTATTTTGTAATTCTCTGAATTGACACATTTAACcttactatttttaattatttatgaggCAATAGATTCATACCTAAAATGGTTGCTTTCAAATTGTAGGTTGTTCTGATTATTgaagattttaataaaagaacAAGTGAAATAATAGAGAAGAGACTGTGTTGTGCTAAGAAGGATTAAACTAATAAATTTTCCCCCAATTTTTCTAAATCTAGGAGCAATTTATGATTTTGCTGTGGCTTTTATAATACAAATGTATCTACAGGCTTGAAAAAGGAGAGATTATGACAAAATAGAAATAAGGACTCTTAAGTAATCCATTGTAAAGACGTTCTAATAgtgaaataaaagtaataaataaagagAAGTTGCTTTGGCAGATCTTGGCAAAATTTCCATATGAGGCTGAATCTCTTGGCACCTGCTTTAtggcaatttttactttttaagaaaacagaGGGTATTAATAAATTTGTATCACTGCTCTTGAGCAAACTAAGTCAAACAAGGCCACAACactatttcttataaaatatgcAAGGATCTGTACCAAGAGAGGTTGAATGACATTCAAAGTACTTGCCTGAGGTTCTTTTTCTTACTAAATTACAcaataaaaatggtaatagaaCATTTCCATAGCTAGAAATAGGTAATTACACAATGTGATTGCAACTCTCTCGTGATAGGCAATAGGTAAGATCAGACAGCCCTCTTTTCTGAAACAGAGGTACAAAGTTACCTATGTGCTCAGCTGTCTGTCATGTGCAGTTATCATACCCCTGTCCCCCAAACAATCAACCAAGCTAAACCAGCTTTAGGTGCCAGGAGTGATGAAGATCCCAACCTTCAAGCAGACAGAGGGTAATGTGATATTAGTAATAGAATTTGATGAAAGTGTGTATGTGGGGAGGAATTCTGTGAATGATATGTCTCTTGGTGTTgtgaattttttatattattgcacttaattttttttttttttttgagcgagagtgagagagagagagagagagagagatcaatttgtggttccacctatttatgcgcTTActgttgcttcctgtatgtgccttgatcagagatcaaacccacaacgttggagtatcaggatgacactccaggGCTGTTGCACTTTTTCAAATGTGGAGTAGAGATGAGAGAATGTGCACCTCCCAGAGTGGCACACTCTTAAAAAGAGGTGTTGTCTACTGGAGAATGAACAGCTAACAAAGACAGTAAGTTGAAGTACTGACTATCTTTCCTATGTCCTTCTCATTGTCTTCTGCAGTTTGTCCTCCTTTTATCTCCCATTGGCTAGGTATTCCACTCTCCATATTTTCTTGGGCATAAAAGAAGTCCTTGACTTGCTCTCTTCAAGCCATTTATATTCCACAACTCTACCAAGAAAA from the Eptesicus fuscus isolate TK198812 chromosome 10, DD_ASM_mEF_20220401, whole genome shotgun sequence genome contains:
- the FABP7 gene encoding fatty acid-binding protein, brain, with protein sequence MVEAFCATWKLTDSQNFDEYMKALGVGFATRQVGNVTKPTVIISQEGDKVVIRTQSTFKNTEISFHLGEEFDETTADDRNCKSVVSLDGDKLVHVQKWDGKETNFVREIKDGKMVMTLTFGDVVAVRHYEKA